From a single Alloactinosynnema sp. L-07 genomic region:
- a CDS encoding RNA polymerase sigma factor produces MTDRDGAESLPADKDRPYLGGPDPAGEFGRLFDRYAGPLRNYLARRVGPDTANDLVSETFLVALNQRHAYDPRLGAVRSWLYGIATNLLRRHVRQEIRALRAGSRSLDREDTHDTRVVDRVDAEAAVRRLAGSLAELSDGDRDVLLLTSWAGLDSTEVAEVLGIPVGTVRSRLHRVRKTLRRGHRTQQSAREEDCHD; encoded by the coding sequence ATGACCGATCGCGACGGCGCCGAGTCGCTGCCCGCCGACAAGGACCGCCCGTACCTGGGCGGACCGGACCCGGCGGGGGAGTTCGGCCGCCTGTTCGACCGCTACGCCGGGCCGCTGCGGAACTACCTGGCCCGGCGGGTCGGACCGGACACCGCCAACGACCTGGTGAGCGAGACCTTCCTGGTCGCGCTCAACCAACGGCACGCCTACGACCCCCGCCTTGGGGCCGTGCGCTCGTGGCTCTACGGGATCGCGACCAATCTCCTGCGGCGGCACGTCCGCCAGGAGATCCGTGCGCTGCGGGCTGGGTCCCGCTCACTCGACCGGGAGGACACGCACGACACGCGCGTGGTCGACCGGGTCGACGCGGAGGCCGCGGTGCGCAGGCTCGCGGGGTCGCTGGCCGAGCTGTCCGACGGCGACCGCGATGTCCTGCTGCTCACGTCGTGGGCGGGCCTGGACTCCACCGAGGTCGCCGAAGTGCTGGGCATCCCGGTCGGCACGGTGCGGTCACGGCTGCACCGGGTGCGCAAGACGCTGCGGCGGGGTCATCGAACTCAGCAATCCGCACGGGAGGAGGACTGCCATGACTGA